One Rosa chinensis cultivar Old Blush chromosome 3, RchiOBHm-V2, whole genome shotgun sequence DNA window includes the following coding sequences:
- the LOC112194009 gene encoding uncharacterized protein LOC112194009 has translation MSNEPRLDFQILDSTGSDYHSWRTDVENHLTSKGILPIIQAPNAGLVFQRTPIKHAQAIILMRRHMDKALRLEYMSIKDARDLWVALEERFDNIQDSLLPDLKIQWNNLRFSDFKSVAEYNSEALRLRAMLKFCEKPLTEEELIEKTLSTFPVAAIILSKQYRTEYNAGRLTKFNELINILSVDEKHDNILVKNYNSRPVGTKSVREANYNAPKKGRKERYPTNKGHVYPKKGNDGRMGPYNRPNKEGNRNFGAGTRGGKSTRGRGEYNNTMGRNTVGRGGRIIRRGSSSNNPPREYPQRAPQIKKVNHNDVCHRCGSIEHWFKQCQASTQLAASYKEYREMREQEAHLAEEDDGEDVILTIKDFKAGNEEHEDAADFD, from the coding sequence atgtcgaatgaacctagactcgatttTCAAATCCTTGACTCAACTGGTTCGGATTACCATAGTTGGAGaaccgacgttgagaaccatctcacatcaaaagggatattgcccataatccaggcaccaaaCGCGGGCCTTGTGTTCCAACGAACACCCATAAAGCATGCACAAgcaattatcttgatgcgacgccatatggacaaagcactCAGATTAGAGTATATGTCCATCAAAGATGCAAGGgacctatgggtagcgctagaagagcgctttgataatatccaagattccctcctccctgacttgaagattcaatggaacaatttacgcttctccgacttcaagtctgttgctgaatacaattcagaagctcttcggctAAGAGCCATGCTGAAGTTCTGTGAAAAACCTCTCACAGAAGAAGAGctgattgagaaaactctctccaccttccccgtcgcagcaattatactatcaaagcaatatcgcactGAATATAATGCTGGACGACTTACGAAGTTCAATGAACTTATCAATATTTTGTCGGTAGAtgagaagcacgacaatatccttgtaaagaattataattcaaggcccgtaGGAACCAAAAGCGTtcgtgaggcgaattataatgcacccaagaaagggcgcaaggagcggtaccctactAATAAGGGGCATGTATACCCTAAAAAGGGAAATGACGGACGCATGGGTCCATACAACCGCCCCaataaggaaggaaaccgcaacttTGGAGCGGGCACACGTGGTGGCAaatccacacgtgggagaggagaaTATAACAACACCATGGGCCGTAACACTGTGGGCCGTGGAGGTCGCATAATACGCCGTGGTAGTAGCAGCAACAACCCGcctagggaatatccacaacgtgcacctcaaataAAGAAAGTCAATCACAATGACGTGTGTCATAGGTGTGGATCAATCGAGCATTGGTTTAAACAATGCCAAGCAAGTAcacaactagctgcaagctacaagGAGTACAGGGaaatgagggagcaagaagctcaccttgctgaagaagatgatggtgaaGATGTAATTCTCACCATAAAAGACTTCAAAGCTGGAAATGAAGAGCacgaggatgccgcagactttgattaa
- the LOC112194714 gene encoding senescence-specific cysteine protease SAG39 has translation MAITDKLFMLFVGIVWLDEECFSLNSTNKTVIDITLLTLALMLGAWSSEATSRSLQDALAYGRYEQWIARYGRVYNDIKEKEDRFKVFKENEAFIESSNNNGNKIYKLSLNQFADLTNKEFTASRNRFKAHECSTKTKTSTFKYENATVPTTMDWRKKGAVTPIKDQGQCGSCWAFSAVGAMEGITQLTTGKLISLSEQELVDCDVKGVDQGCAGGLMDDAFQFVIQNHGINTEANYPYTAADGTCNAKKEAGHAATITGHEDVPANSESALLKAVANQPISVAIDASGSDFQFYSSGVFTGTCGTGLDHGVTAVGYGVSADGTKYWLVKNSWGAQWGEEGYIRMQRDVAAPEGLCGIAMEASYPTA, from the exons CCTTGGCCCTCATGTTGGGGGCATGGTCTTCGGAAGCCACTTCTCGTAGTCTCCAAGATGCATTAGCTTATGGAAGGTATGAGCAATGGATAGCTCGTTATGGACGTGTATATAATGATATCAAGGAGAAGGAGGACCGCTTCAAGGTATTCAAGGAGAATGAGGCATTCATAGAATCTTCCAACAACAATGGAAACAAAATTTACAAATTGAGTCTGAACCAATTTGCAGACCTTACAAATAAAGAGTTCACTGCCTCAAGAAATCGATTCAAGGCGCATGAATGTTCCACAAAGACGAAGACCAGTACTTTTAAGTATGAAAATGCTACTGTGCCAACTACAATGGACTGGAGAAAGAAGGGAGCTGTAACTCCCATCAAGGACCAAGGCCAATGTG GAAGTTGTTGGGCATTCTCGGCAGTGGGAGCTATGGAAGGAATCACTCAACTTACAACTGGTAAACTAATCTCTTTGTCTGAGCAAGAGCTTGTAGACTGTGATGTCAAAGGTGTAGACCAAGGCTGTGCAGGTGGCCTTATGGACGATGCCTTTCAGTTCGTTATTCAAAATCATGGTATTAATACCGAGGCTAATTATCCCTACACTGCTGCGGATGGTACATGCAATGCCAAGAAGGAAGCAGGTCATGCAGCCACAATAACTGGCCACGAAGATGTGCCTGCAAACAGCGAAAGTGCCCTTCTTAAGGCCGTGGCTAATCAACCTATCTCTGTTGCTATTGATGCTAGTGGATCCGACTTCCAGTTCTATTCAAGTGGTGTTTTCACAGGAACATGTGGAACGGGTCTAGACCATGGTGTTACCGCTGTTGGTTATGGTGTGAGTGCTGATGGGACAAAGTACTGGTTGGTAAAGAACTCATGGGGTGCACAATGGGGTGAAGAAGGTTACATAAGAATGCAAAGAGATGTTGCTGCACCGGAAGGTCTGTGTGGTATTGCCATGGAAGCCTCTTACCCCACTGCGTAA